A stretch of DNA from Caretta caretta isolate rCarCar2 chromosome 24, rCarCar1.hap1, whole genome shotgun sequence:
gagagccactgaaccaaaggAACCCTGGATACGATGGGAACCGCTTCAAGCCGGGGgtgcagcaccccccccccccgtgtcagCACTTACTTACCCAGGGGCTAACCAGGGCTCCGCCCACTGTGTTTGCCATGGgactgcgccccccccccccccccgcagggggGAAGGTCTTAGGCtggctttgcccctcccctccccccagctctccaggccaggggaggggggctggactcGAAGGGCCTGGTTTGCCTGGGCCCCAGCTCCCCCAACTCTGCCATTatcagccagccccacccacaccaCATGGCACCCAGCCTGGCACCAGCCACACGGCTCAAGGGAGCTCTGTCCTGGGGCACCGGGGCCAGTCCCACCCAGGCTGCTGTACCCTGCAACCAGCCAGCACCCCTGCCACATGTCAGGATCTGGGGTAATGAGGATGGAGCACGGGCCCAATGGAGGTGCCGTGGGTCACcgtcccagcccccacccacaccctaTGCCTCCCTCCCCATTACCTGGGGGGCCAGCCCCACCTTCCCTGCACCCCAGCATTACCCGAGGCTGGTGCTCCCATGCTGGGCTCTGGGCTCCTGGGCCGGGAATCACCAAGTCCCTGGTGACAGGAGACCCTGGGCGCTTGGTACGAGTGCCCTGCCCCAAGCCCACTCTGCCccgagccagcccagcccccactcctgccTTCCCCAGGCCTGgagacacccccagcccctgcactggGGAGGAGCCAAGGGGGTCAGACAGCTGGAGTAGGCacgcgcccccgccccccgcacggCAAGGAGCGGAGCAGGTACCGGGGCGATGGAGTCACCTCCCgctgccagccagccccaggcGCCCagcacagagtgcaggggcatgAATGGCCCCTTTGTGCACAGACAAAGCAGGCGGGCAGCCCTTTGAGCTGCTGTTTGCACAGGGAGGGCCCTCCCCTGGACTGAACCCGCTCCCCCTGGCAGGGCCCAGGGAATGCAGCCAGCAAGAGCCCCCAGAGGGCTGGGGGGCAATAGCACCTCCTGGACCCATTCAGACTTCAGGGCATCCAGACCCTGGAGTGCCAGGGGTCAgacccagctctgagccccatgCAAGCTGGGAGGGCCTGGCAGAGGCACTAGGAGGGCACGTGCCCAGGGCTGTCACACACAAGTGTGCCAGGGGAGCTGTAGAGGTGAGAGGGCCCAGCCAGGGGGGTGGGCATGCCTTGGGTCTAGGAAGTTGGCAGTGCTTGACAAAGGCCCTTGCCAGCTGCGCCCAAGGGCGCCTGACCCTGCGGCCCCAATCCAAGCAGCCCAGGGATGGGTTttttatccttttattttttatagacTAAGAGCAGAATATGAAAATCACCAGCCAAAGCACTTGAAAAAAGGGCGAGTTGCTTTTTTGTGCCCCAAAAAGTGTCTGTGCGTTTGCATAGGTTGGGTCTTCACAGAAGACAAGGAGAATCCAACACTTTCTGACTATGTACAGGCCGGTCCAGGGCCCGTGCTGCTGCCTACGGGCCTTATAGACAGATCTATCTCGATAGCCGCTCTCTGTACAGGATGTATAGATCTCTATATAGGTATGTACAGCCCCCAGGCCTGGGGAGCCCTGACCCCCACAGCCCACGCCCTGGGGCCAGCGCTGCTCGTCCATTGCCCATGGCTGGCTACGTAGACCAGGCCCAGCGTCTGGAGGGAGCCCGTAGCATGGGCGCTCCTGAACCACGTCCGGGGCCTGCTGGCACCATAGAGCCCCCGGCCCAGCCGCGTGGAGCCACCAGGCGATGGGACGGCTCAACAGGGCTGTGGGCACAGACGCCCCGTGCATTTGCCAttggggcaggaggcagccagGGCACGGTGCACGCGGTGGGGGCTGTGTCACGGAGGCTCGGTGCTGGAGGACAGTGCCATGCAGGGTGCCCGACTCCCGGAAGGGCCGAGTCGAGTCTCCACAGGAGCCAGTCGCTAGAGTCCGGGGGCAGATCCCGTGCtcaggaggcagggcaggctccctccttGTCCTCACGCAGCAGCTCCCAGGCCAGGCTACATCCCTCCGGCACCCAGGCTGGtgtctgctgctgcacccccccaCGGTGGGGGGCTCTAGTGGCtctctggctgcagcagggcccACGGTTCCGTGCCCAGGCGGTGCGGGGCCCGCTTCCCCCCCGACTTGCCCCCTTCTGTCTTTTCCAAACGGCCGCTGCCAGAGTCCCAGCACCAGGGGCCAGGGCAGCTGCTGTGCGGAGCCGCGCCCAGGCCCCCAGGCCGGCCGACACCAGGCTAGGAGGCCAAGAGCGACATTAGGAAAAACGCAGCGGCCACGGCCAGCGGCAGGTGTTCCCGCTTGGGGCTGGTGCCGCTGATGCTCTTCTCCAGCTTGGGGTTCTCAGGGTTAAAGTTATctgtgaaaagagagagagagtgagggggGGTGGCAGGGGCCACACAGGATGGGGCAgtcaaccccccccaccccacagctggcAGGATGCAGAGCCGAGCTCCGCGCAGCGTGGACGAGTTCCCACCGGGCCTGGGACCCTACAAGGGagttcaggggtgtgtgtgtgtgtgacacgcTGCACCGGGGACAGGGTGTGAgcactggctgtgtgtgtgtgtgtaacgctGCACCGGGGacagggtgtgacgaagtgggactgttcttaatgtttcctctgaatagtgtgggggtgcctcagtttcccctaggcagttcttaagtatctagggggtggggtaagggtgtatgatcattgcagagccctagagggcatgtgtgtgcaggagtctggacacagagaatggccaacaccctgtttcctggcaactgatggcctgggcccttcccccccctgcaaggtgagagctgaagggttggagaacaaaggaatcaggtgaccacctggcccgggaaaggaacaaagcccagaggaggaggggctggagggagtttcagtttggggctggctgggacatggagtgaagtgcagacgtggttgtctggctcactgccccccagaatggacccagctgaggggtcccgttctctgcacctgcaagctctgttttagaccatgttcctgtcgtctaataaaccttctgttttactggctggctgagagtcacgtctgactgcgaagttggggtgcaggaccctctggcttccccaggagccccgcctgagcggacttgctgggggaagcgcacggaggggcagaggatgctgaatgctccgaggtcagacccaggaaggtggaagctgtgtgagctgtgtgtcctgcagacaggctgctcacagaaaggcgactaccccagagtcctgactggcttcatggggagcagttccagagcatcgcccagggactccgtgacacagggtgtgagcactggctctgtgtgtgtgtgtgtgtgtgtgtgtgtgtaacgctGCACCGGGGACAGGGTGTGAgcactggctgtgtgtgtgtgtgtgtaacgctGCACCGGGGACAGGGTGTGAgcactggctgtgtgtgtgtgtgtgtgtgtgtgtgtaacgctGCACCGGGGACAGGGTGTGAgcactggctgtgtgtgtgtgtgtgtgtgtgtgtgtaatgctgCACCGGGGACAGGGTGTGAgcactggctctgtgtgtgtgtgtgtgtgtgtgtgtgtgtgtgtaatgctgCACCGGGGACAGGGTGTGAgcactggctgtgtgtgtgtgtgtgtgtgtgtgtgtgtgtaatgctgCACCGGGGACAGGGTGTGAgcactggctgtgtgtgtgtgtgtgtgtgtgtgtgtgtgtaacgctGCACCGGGGACAGGGTGTGagcactgggtgtgtgtgtgtgtgtgtgtgtgtgtaacgctGCACCGGGGACAGGGTGTGagcactgggtgtgtgtgtgtgtgtgtgtgtgtgtgtgtgtgtgtgtaaaacgcTGCACCAGGGACAGGGTGTGagcactgggtgtgtgtgtgtgtgtgtgtgtgtgtgtaatgctgCACCGGGGACAGGGTGTGAgcactggctctgtgtgtgtgtgtgtgtgtaatgctgCACCGGGGACAGGGTGTGAgcactggctgtgtgtgtgtgtgtgtgtgtgtgtgtgtgtaacgctGCACCGGGGACAGGGTGTGAgcactggctgtgtgtgtgtgtgtgtgtgtgtgtgtgtaacgctGCACCGGGGACAGGGTGTGAgcactggctgtgtgtgtgtgtgtgtgtgtgtgtaaaacgcTGCACCAGGGACAGGGTGTGAgcactggctgtgtgtgtgtgtgtgtgtgtgtgtgtgtgtgtgtaacgctGTATGGGAGACAGGGTGTGAGCCATGGCTGGGGGAGCTCCTGACTACTCCAGTCCTGGCCTCACCCCGttaggggtgctgtgggggtggcccgggggtgctggctctggggggcaaTGCCCCGTGCTGTCCCGCTGTGCTGGTGCCCTGCACTCACCCAAGTCCTCAATCTTCACCTCGGGCCCCATGGTGAACTGCGGGAGGGTGGGCACCGACTTCTCCCCGGAGTGCGAGGCtgcaggcaggagagagaggagaagggtCACAGCCCAGGGGGATACCCCGGGAGCTTTCAGgggcccacccccagcccctacACTAACAAGCCAGGGGAGCCGCTGCCCCTGGGGCCGCCCCCGCTCCCGAAACCCCCTCCCAAGAGCCCCTGCTGGGCACGGACACGCTGCCCCttcacccgcccccacccccctgggcATTCGCACACGCACGTGCAAGGCTGTACTCACTGGAGGCACAGCACACAAACACCTTCATCTTCAGACAGGCCCGGCGGTGATTGTGCGTCGGGGTTGCTGCAAGAGAACGAGGAGCCCTGAGATCacacctgctcccccaccccgagggcccccccaccagccagggcagggggctgctgcCCCCAGGGGGAGCCTGGCAGGGCTTTAGGGAGGCTGCTGGGGGGCCACACCGCAGCTGTGGATTCGCTCCCACCCTCACGGGCCGCAATACACCCCCCCTCAGCTCCCGCCCCCCggtgccctggggctgcaggctgaggctggggcagaAGCTGTTGCTTGGCAGAGGCAGCTCTGGGCTTGCGGCTGCCCAGGGGACCCCCTTGCCCTGTGGGCTGCAgggccggccccggccccggcccccaccccccgccagggCCCGGCCCCACGTACAGACGTAGTAGTACTCCTGGCCGGCGTGGAACTCGTAGCCCAGCGAGAAAGCACTGTAGCGTTGGAACTTCTCGGAGAACTTGATGGGGCTGTGGGGCGCGTGGGGGCGGTTGCACTCCCAGCGCTTGAAGCCCCGGCTGGCGTTGCAGGCGTGGTAGCCCTCCGCGTTCACCATGTAGAGCACGTACTGCTCCGTCCTGCGCACGGGCACCGAGTCATTGTAGTGCGGGCAGTAGATGTCCAGGTAGTCGTTGACGTTCACCTGCACCGTGTAGCCCTCCCGGtgcaggctggggggagagcgTCAGCGTCAGGGGGCGGGCAGGACCCCTCAGGACCCCCACCCTGccacactgccccccccagggcCCCTGGCCTCGCTTCCAGGTGCGccgccctgggccctgccccacacctgcaGGGAAGGGACCCTCAGCCACATCCCTGTGCCCCCTGCAGTCTGTACAAACCACCTCCGCCCAGACAGACCTCAGACGGGGGGCAGTGAcccagctgggaactgcagctgcccagACCCCTGGCTTTGCACAAGGCCCCAGGGGTTTCTCCCAGGCCAGGGCTTCGCCCTTCCCGTGTCCGGGCCTGGCCACAGGGCAGGGTGGAGAAGGGGGGGGCCTGCATGGGGGCCATTTTCCCAGCTGCCACGGGAGGCAGCACCGATCCTCACATTCATGGAGCTGAGAaacgccccccagccccccccaagcAAAGGGGGGGCAGCGGCTCgggcccctgcctgcccctccagACACTGAATCACAATCAGCCTCAAAACCACCATGAGCCATCTGAGCGGGGACTCAGGAGAGGGGCtgcgggctgggattgaggggcaccggcagagctgtcgAGGGGAGCCGGAATCGAGGGGCACCGGCAGCCAGAGACTGGCGGGGGTTGAGTTTGTacaatccctccctgcccccctgcatcGGCTCTGACAGCAGAAGACCAAGGTCTCGGTGAGGCTCCCCCCACACTAAAGCAGCTACCAGGCCGCTCCCCCAGGCAAATCcacacacagcccccctcccgcccccaccagACCGACAGGGGCTGCCTCCGTGGTGCCCCGGCTACCGGGGTCTCGCTGGCAGGCTGCCCCGGAAGAGAGATTAACGCGGCCCAGCACCACGTGAGGGAGGGACGCTGGGCACCGGTGCCAGAAGTGATCCCCTCCCCCAATGCCATGACCTCCCAGGCCCCCCAGTCCTTTGCACAGACCCCACAGTGCAGGCTCCATCCAGCCCCCCgactcccagcccccgcccaggCTGGAGGGTCCTCAGCCCCCTGCAGCAGGTGCCGAGGGATGGGAATGGAGCTGGGCTCTCTGGGGAGGAGGTTCTGTCTGTGCCCAGGGGACACCCCCAGGCAGCATCTGCCCACCTAGTCATGGGCAGGGGTATCAAAGCCCCCCAAAGCCCCTGGcccatccagccccagctcagtGTCCCCCAGCAGGcaccgctgcccccacccctgcccctgcctggggctgccccCTCCATTTACCCCGGAGCCCAGTCTATGGATGACGGAGGAATGACACCCTCTGCTCCCCACAACTTGGGGTGTCTGTTGGGCCGTACAGGCCTCGTGCCTGGGGCTAACTGATGCAGTCAGGAGACAGGCCTGGAGGTGCCTTGCATCActactgaacagaaccagaccaagCCCGAACAGAATGCAAAGCAGGGAACATAAAGG
This window harbors:
- the EFNA3 gene encoding ephrin-A3 isoform X2; its protein translation is MPREAGLRGSRSLHREGYTVQVNVNDYLDIYCPHYNDSVPVRRTEQYVLYMVNAEGYHACNASRGFKRWECNRPHAPHSPIKFSEKFQRYSAFSLGYEFHAGQEYYYVSTPTHNHRRACLKMKVFVCCASTSHSGEKSVPTLPQFTMGPEVKIEDLDNFNPENPKLEKSISGTSPKREHLPLAVAAAFFLMSLLAS
- the EFNA3 gene encoding ephrin-A3 isoform X1; the protein is MAARLAALLSLLPLLLLSQGPAGTVCNRHAVYWNGSNPHLHREGYTVQVNVNDYLDIYCPHYNDSVPVRRTEQYVLYMVNAEGYHACNASRGFKRWECNRPHAPHSPIKFSEKFQRYSAFSLGYEFHAGQEYYYVSTPTHNHRRACLKMKVFVCCASTSHSGEKSVPTLPQFTMGPEVKIEDLDNFNPENPKLEKSISGTSPKREHLPLAVAAAFFLMSLLAS